ATAGTAAAATTCATTGTGAGAGTGTCATATATTACTGGATGCATTGTTGGATTATTGGAGAGGATTACTCATACATACTCATACTTTGTAAGCAGCCTTTTGCAGCAGATTGTAGCAGCTCAGTTAAAGTTAAGTTAATGAAGttaaagtgaaattaattttaactaGGCATAACTACTATACGGGATATTGTTTGGATATAACAATCATAATAGTTTATGAGTGACCATATGTCCAGCATGTGAAATTTTAATCTGTCAAATCAACTTCGTCAAAAAAGTGAATactaaagaaataaaagaatactAAAAGTACCTAATTACTTGACTAAATATAGGCAACTAAATTACTCTCTACCgtgtatattgtattatattaaatgatattatattatatatgaggGGAGGGTTCCTGCAGGGGAATGCCAGGCAGCTGACTGACTGAACAGGGAGGAGCTGTGAAACTTTGCTGCGGTCAGTTAATTCCTGCTGATACGCCTTAACAATCAACTCCCGTCTTCGACCACgccaaaggaaaacaaacaaacaaaaaaaaaacaagacagtgtTTGGAAAACATAGGATCAACTTTTTGGGGACCGTGAAGCTGGGACAATTTGTGCGTATTAAAATGGGAAGCTGGAAGAATCACGTGCGCGGTCAACTGCAACACAGAGACCAAAGAGAGAAAGTCCCATACGCTGGCGTCTTCACAAGCTGTAAgattaatgttttctgttttgcaaCGATGATGCATCTCCTCTGACTAACCCCAAGGGCATCTgacaaatctgttttctttcagtgtCTCAGTTGGAAGAGCGTTTTGAAATTCGCAAACAAATTTTAGAAGATGTCCAGACTAAGAGGTCAGAAAAGCAGAATTTCACTTCACATTTAAAGCTGTGTTCAATGCTTGGTTTTTGCATCATAAAACTATACACTGCCTTTTACTTCAGTTTAGAGCGAGGTGGAGTTGAAGCTGGGAAAAACACAAGCCTCCTTCAACTCCAGCTAAGAGAAAGTGAACATCTGGCAGAAAAGGTGAGAAATCCACTAATAGACACAAAATAACTTGTATCAGCCTCCCACCATATTGTAGGAGAGATTGCAGGttataaaaaacaatacaagagTTTACACAGTACCACAAATATTTAACCTCAAACAACACTGTATCTCTTGTCAAAATATTCTTGCTGTGTTAATTAGGACAtagtggtgtgtatgtgtgcaagagTGACCTTTGATCTAGTGCAATCCTCAATCAATCCATCCTCTACTGTTTGTCTCCACAGCTGTCTCAGACTGTCTCCGACTTGACCACTGTCCTGTATTTGAAAGAGGCTGAACTGCAATACTGGCAGTCACGGTAATCTCTAGTTTTGAGCTAAAACCATCAGAGTACACTCTCATAACAAAACTGAGTATAATCCTGAATCACAAATAAATATTAGCTTGTAGGCCTATGTGTTGTTGGGTCACAGTTTACAGTATCTACCTATTAGATAGCAGTGCCTTGTGACCTAAAATCCAAACTCTATAAGGTGTGTGGTGGATGAATGTATGAAGTAGTTTGAAGTAACACCAGAAGGTGATCAAAATTACGATAAATCATTAAATTTCTCgtctgtttcagtgtttcccgTCACCACCAAGAGGCACTTACTCTGGCTAAAGGGAGTAAAACCCTGAAGGCGACCCTTTCCGAATATGAGTTCACCATAGAGTGTCAATGCAAAGAGCTGGCAGCTCTGCATGTGGAGCAGAAAGAACtaaaagaagcagcagcacaagcttggaaagagaaagaagaactCTTGCAACGATggatggaggagaagagggaggaggcaGACAGACTGAACAAGTACAATGACACTCAGGAAAGGTAAGAGACGTGAACGTGTGATCTCTGAATCACCTATTGAGCTCAAAAATGCACTTGCTTTAATCACCCACAAGCACCACATTTTGGAGATTGTAAACTGTCAGTGATGACTCCTTTTTTTCAGGTGGCAACGTTTAGCCAAACAGTTGAAGAAGCACCTCCACAAGGAGATGGCACAAGGTTATGATCCCATAGAGACCAGCTCTTTGAGTGGTGCAACAAAAACGTCACCAGTCTTCTAAATATTAAAGCATAATGGAGTACTGTGGGTGCAAACAAATGGCTGCATCTTCATTTGATACCATTATTGAACTTCAATGCTGCAAACATGGATCCTCATAGGCTTGACAGTAAGGTCAACAAGACACCAAGAGTCTTCATCAAGACGGTCCTCATGGCCTTCTTCATTAAGAAGGTGTAGTTGATGAGATCAAGACAAAAACATCTTCTTAAtgtgataatgaaataatatgaTCAACAAAGCCTGTTTAGCCTTCATAAAAGAACTCAGCATGCAGAAAATAATACCAGAAGACATCTTGAAGCCAATCGCATAAGTGATCATCAACTGCACCGTATACCAAGGTTCAGCCTTCAGGTTCGACCCCCTCAGTCTGGTCATTATAACATAATATTTAAGACTAAAACCATATACACTGGAACTGGTACTGGACTATGAACTCACATTTAATCACATGAGGAGGCAGCCATTTATTGCTGCTTCAACCTGATTGTCAAGTACctcaaattaatatttcatagAAGGAATAGATGGTACCCACTGAAGATGTACATATGTTGTATGTAACTTAAAACATTTAGTTCATCTTTGTTGTCATGTTCTACTTTTTCAAAGGGATCAATAGTACAACAGATATCCACTAGGGACACGCAGAACACAATCATGTCCCAGCTGTGGAAAAAGTCTAATAACTTTATGGGATCCCAGAGACGACAATTCACAGTACGATTACCTCTCAGTCCATTTCCCCTCGCTTGAAGTTTAAAAACTTAATTGCCCACCTGTGACACCAGAACAATGACCAAGGAATGACTCTTAGgacaaattgttttttattcatatttgtctctgggttttttttttataatttaaaaaatttaaagatTCACTATATTCttcaaatatattgtttaatttagattttgttACAGTGCCTAATTTACGTTTACTGCTTTAATTAAAGTCATCCTTTACACAAGAAATGTCAAATTACGCTGCAGTTAACTTATCACATCTGGACATTGTCCTGACTGACACCTCTCACTAAAGAATTTTAAAGTCGGTACATTTCATATAAACAGTCAGGGCTCAGTATTAGTTATGATTATGTGTTAATTCCACCTTTTAACTGTGtttctttgcaaaaaaaataacatgaagcATTTTTAATTCCTATGCTGTAGTCTTTTGTAaaggaaactgaaaatgtattaatctGGGACCTTTTAAAGATtacttttttaacatgttttaaaataaacttttgaatCATGAACATTTCttattaaaatggaaaaacctGCATGTACTCTGTCCCAGATGAAGATAtgtaattgtgttgttttttttctatatcaAGTGTTGTGGAAAATAAAGTCACTTATATGCTAATTTTGTGCTCTCTGAGGGATTTATTCTGTTGtggtttatttttaattgagtAGCCTCTCTGTCACTGTGTCATCCATCAGATATCACCTTTACTGACTGCAAACAAATCTGTGCTCATTGTAATTTTCAAACACATGACAACACTGGGGAGCCTCATCAATTTAACGCCACTTTGGCTTCAGATCTGAACAAAAactgtcttatttatttatttttttagttaaCAAGTCTTAacatgaacaacaaaaaaaggacaATTGTACATTTAGATAATTTATTGGTTGTAAATTAATATTAAACgattactttgttttttgtgatttatttgtaTGGTTTGCATAATTCACaaatatttaaagttttttttttttttcttttactgtcaGAATTCCAGTTCCAAGTCTCCATGGCAAATTGAGATCACATTTCAGGTTGTTTGTTTGCAGCATGTTACCATAGTCACCAGTGTTTGCATTAGTTGTTAAGTtagcctgtctctctctgtgtgtggtgTATTGGTGAAACTACTCAGAGAACTCACTGGACCAAAATTTCAAACTTTCTTAAAATGGTTAAAGGAGGAAAGCGTTATTTTTCAATGAGCAATGATTGCAAATGGGTAAGAAATTCTTTATTTGatcacatacaaataaaaatctttacatttaaatcTGACCATGTAATGTAGTTTTCCttaaattttcttttcagtttgcTCATCCAGATTTACCAAGAAATGAGACAAGGAATCGAGAGACTTGTACAAGCACTGGGCTCATGCTGACTCAGGTTAAATCATCACTGCCTCAGGCTTTAAACTTTGAGCGCTATCCTAAATGGAAAactcagcaggtgtgtgtgtgtgtgtagataatGTAAAGCTTGGGATGTCTGTTAgttttccattttctgtttttcacattaTAGTCGTCACAAATGACtttgaaagcttttaaaatatttaattgcaTCCTATCAAAGCACAAGAAAGAAACAACCTGCTCATTTTATACAATTCTACCATGGGTTTCTTTACAGAAGTCCAGAGAGTATCCATTCTCAGACCATGACAACAAGCGTGCCTTTAAAGACAATATCACAGTTTTCACTCAAGTGAGTATGAAGACAAGTCTGACAGCACATTGAAAAGTTCACATCTTCCACATTACTCCTTGTAACAGTATCTTCTCATGTTGGTACTTCTTAGGGTGTGGGACGCAGAAAGTGTCTTGATGACTACAGACAGCACAACTCCCACTTCTGCCTCTGCCATGATGGAGCTGACGGCAGTGCTGAAGACACCAGGACGGACCTCGCGGCCTACCGGACTGACTTCATGGTGGAGCAGGCTGTTAATGTTCCAACCAACACCAGACGGTTCCCACGCAACCACAAGAGAAAGTCTGAAGAGGCAGCTTTGGCACAGGCAGGGGAGCAGTTCATGTGGTTCGGACGACACGACTCTCACCTCTCGGAGACCCTGGAAGTGCTGGCAGCTACCAACTGCCCAGCATCTTCCAATACTCCTACGTTAAAGCATTAGGTGGCGTCATTGAGAGAACATAGCTTAAAGAGAGGGTCAGATGAACTTTTGTGAAGGTccagctgtcaaataaagaaTTTAATTAGAAAAATCCAAAgcattttctcttgttttggGAACTCTGTGGAGTATTTTAAACATTGTATTCTGGACAAAGAAATTAGGGAACCTTATGACTATCAACAGTCCACTTAATGTAATGTAAGATATACTTGACTACGTTTAAGTGCACTATGTGTACGATTATGTGCTACATGCTATTTTGAGATAACATTAAGttgtatttgattgtttttatcaTACCTTTCTGTCATTAATCTGCACATCCTTTAAATTTAACTTTACTCAAATACTCTTTCAGGTatgttattaaaatatacattactGTGCTAATGTTTTAGGCACtgaaagtaaagtgaggatgctttcaaaaataatgccatgaatagtttttatttataaattaacttcatccaaagttcagtaaacagaagaaacttaaatcaaattaatatttggtgtgaccacactttgcctttaaaaTAGCACCAGTTCTCCTCAGTACAGCTatacacagtttttcaagttaCTCGGCAGGTCAGTTattcctgcatcttggagaagtcgccacagttcttctgtggatttaggcgtatcagttgcttctgtctgtttatgtaaccccagactgactccatgatgttgagatcagggctctgcgGGGGCCATAtaatctgttgcaggactccttgttcttcttgtcatTGAAAATacttctttatgactctggctgtaaGTTTGGGATCAttttcatgctgcagaataattCTGAGActgatcagacgcctccctgatggtattgtataatggataagaatctaaacatctaaaggaCCTATAACTTTTGCACAAAACTGTATGTTAAGTAGGTCTCTCAAAACAGCATGGTCAAAGGCACTCAGTGTAGTCAGTTGTACTTATTCTACATCATTAGTACATTAAGCACAGTGTTGGTATGAAGATAGCACATTTAGTAAGTTAATTATGGAAGCTGAGAATGGCAGTGCTcgcaattatttttttaaatgcattatcTCAAGATCACAAGTTAAATATTCTATTATCTCAAGAAAACAAGCTTTGTTATCTCGAGATAATGAGATAATCAATGCATGTTAAACCTCCACGCATTGTCCATTATGTTGAACCAATGCTACATCTATAATTGTGCACTCGTAATAGTTATTGCAAAACTGCTGTCACAAAAAAGCACTCATGGAAGAAGTTTGAAGAGATGCACTCTGCGGTGGCACTACACAGCAGAATCTCTGATACTAACAAAAACTTAGACTAATGTGTGTCTCCATGACAAAATAATATgcattgttatattttcattatgtttattattgctAATATGACAAAATCATCTAAATTATTAGTGGTGTAAACTGAACCATGGAGTATACTATGCAGTGAAAGGTTAAGGttatgttcatttatttaatatcCTGAGGTTTTGAATTATTGTTCACATGAAATGGACGACTCATTCAGGCATTATCACCTCTGTTGTCAAGTAGACACAGCATATCCATGTATGTATATGGCTTGAAAATATAGAATGCACAGTTTTGGACATCCAAGAAAATATGACCTCTCAGCCTGGGAGTCCAAACTACAGAAGCTGAGAACGGCCAtgcttgcaattattttttttaatgcagttatttcaagatcacaagttaattgttttgttatCTCGAGAAAACAAGCTTTGTTATCTCAAGATAACAAGATAATCAACCCATTATCACGAGAAAACAAAAGGTAATTtcctcttatttatttatttcctcttaTTGTTTCTTATGAAGGCAAATGGTTATTTAAAGAACCCTTTTCCTGAAGGAACCTTTGGAAGGAAAAATACTCCTTTATAATTTGTTTGTTAACTTTGATTTGATGCTAAACACAGCTATAGTTAATTCATCACAAATGAACAGCAGCTTTATTAATGGCATCTGTGTCATGGCCGAATGTCAGGTTGATAAACTGCTGGTCATAATATGATGGGATGTTTCATATAGGAGAAATACTAAATAATAccaagcattttcattttattagactCTATTAGACTGAGAGAAGGGGAAGTGGGGTGGAGAGAGGGAGTAAAAACCAACATATGACAGATTTGAACCCATGTCTTTAAGAGCCACTTGAGGCCTTCTTGTGCTCAATCTAAATAGTTGAGTGAGACatggagaggagacaggaatGAACAAATGAGAATAAAGTCATGATAAATCTTGTGATAAATTGATCTCATTATCTCAAGAaatctgctttttgttttctcaagataatgaaataaattaactCGTGATCTCAGGATAACGACATTAAAAAAGTAATTGTAAGCACGGCCATTCTTGGCTTCCGTACGAAACAGTAGAAAGGTCAAGGTCagaccttttgttttctcatgataACGGGTTGATTATCTCAATATCGAGATAACACAGTTTGTTGTCTTGAGATAACAAAATAACTAACTCATGATCTTgagatatcattaaaaaaataactgcaaGCACGGCCATTCTCAGCTTCCGTAGTTAATCATGAGTACACAGGTTTTTCCTACATGGAACTTTTCTGTGGTATGATAAGATATAAGAAATATAACACAATTATGGATAGTCATGaaatatactttttatttaCACCAGGAGCCACTATAGAATCACTATGGAGCCTGCTGGTAGTTCACAGTTTtgccagcagagagcagcagctcTACATGCGTTATCAGTTGACCTGAAGATCCACTGAGTTGTTCATCAGCAAAGTTGTGTGAGAAATGTAATAACCAAAACCCCTGTGTAATGTGCATGCTCTGTGAAAGAAAATCTGGGtgaaaataattagaaaaagaATTCAGCTATTTTTATTCAAGGCATATCAACAGGAAGACATTAAATTTGAGCATGTGAAATAAATTAAGCTTGATTTGAGTCATAATGCATGGGTTTGTTTCACCCCCGGGGATGAAAGGGATGGATATGTGTGTGCCGCCCAtacaagagaggaggaggcgTGGGAGCGAATGACGGGGAACACTGCTCAGAGGAAAAGCACTTAAGTGAAGAGTATCCCCAACCACTCTCTCCAATAGCTGATGTTTTCTCCAGAGTGACCagctgctttctttcttctaaGTACCCACCGGGGAAATGGGTTTTTCTCACAAGCTTTCTTTCAGCTATAGTAATTAGCTGATCCCCATACAGTGCCGACCTTGCAGGagtttgtttcacttttaaaagGTGAAGTAGCGATCTCGCAGTTCTTATATAGCAAGAAAGAAAGCTGCGAGACATCCATCTGGAACCGCTGCCCTTTGTGATTTCACTTTGAGATTATCTCACACATTGCTGCCAAAAAACTGATCCTTGGATGCAGGTGCACGACTGACACCAAGCTGCAGGGCAAGGGATTTGATATCCCTATACctttgataaaataataatagaaaactggtgcacagctgaaaaaaataagGTCTATTTTAACCCTATCTTCGCCCTGTCGCTGAGACAGAAACATATGGTGGTCAGATCATGCCTTAATTAATCTAAAAACACCTTTTAAAGAGGTGCAGTGGTGTTGTAGTTGTTtattaatggaaaaacaccTGTGCTTATGTGTGACAGTTGGTTCTGTCTGGTCTCGACTGGTTGTCTGCCACTTCTGTCCCCGTGGGTGCAGTTTGCAGACTTTCCGTTGGACTTGCCACAACTTGAACAACTCCTCCGCACAGAAGCCACCAAAACTTAATAATCAGAAACTCTCATTAGCTGTTTCAGAATGCTGGTGAGGCTTTTAATGCTTCACATGGGAGTGAGAGCTCTTAGGAGAATGCACTGAAATAGAGTGTCAATCATTACAGtagtttgtatttgtgtgtgtgtgtgtgtgtgtgtgtgtactgtatgtgtgttatttatatCATGTAGAGGTATATAATACAGTTGCTTGCTGGAATATCAAACCTTCTCCCAAGGACAAAAGACACATCTCAGTAAACAAGCATTCAACCGCCAAAGCTGTGCACTTCATGAATATTAAATCAGACACTTTGAATCCTACCTCTTTGGTGTTAGGAGGCCCTAGTCTGGATTTTTACCATTTGCTGTGATTTATTCGCAGGTGCATGTGTCTCTTTGATGTGTCGAGCTGAGAGGTTTTGCACCtgttagaggaaaaaaaaagctttgaaaacaAGAGGTGGATTTGCCAGACAGTCAAAATAACAGCGAGAAGGAAGATTTGTGTTGCTATGGTACATCGCgcgcgcctgtgtgtgtgttttcttttcaaaaaggctgctgtgctgttttgacattttctatTGAGTGAACAGCAAAATCACTTTTTGTCAAACAAAatctaccttttttttctcctctcatgtCAGTTTTGGCATCTGTCCTGACGTTATGAAGTtgtgcattttgcattttgtccATTACCTATTCATTAAAGATGTGACTTGAAAAGAGAGTTGCCATGGCGATACTGCAGTTAAGTCACATATCTCaaagatttttatttctgtttattctttTGCCAATTATAGCATAACTAATGTCTAGCTGCCCCgatttcttttgattttttttcccccctctcttctCCCGGCTCACAGTATGACTTCTCCTTATGTCTAACATTTCATCTTGTTCAAATATTCAGCATCCTTCCCAAATAACAACATCACTGCAAGTCCAAAACAGTGTTCAAGACACAGAGTGGACTCCCTTTAGGCTAGGCTGAACTACCTGACTGCAAGGCTACTTCCCATCTACTGACAGTCCAGTTACAGCACTTCCAATTCCCTGACAGTCTCTTTATTCAGGCAGTTGGTTAGTGTCCCCTGCGGCAGGCTAGTGGTCCTTGTTCCAGTAATGGTCTGGGGCCCTCCAGAGTCTGAGGGTGGTGATAAAGGTGGCTGGCTATCTTGTTTCCACAGAGGACAAGATAACATCCTGAGAACATTCCCATCACTCGAGGAGTTTGTTCAGTGGAGATAAGAGCTCCCCTGCTAAACCTCAGCTTCCAAGCTCTGtgggtgtgta
This genomic stretch from Thunnus albacares chromosome 14, fThuAlb1.1, whole genome shotgun sequence harbors:
- the tex36 gene encoding testis-expressed protein 36 translates to MVKGGKRYFSMSNDCKWFAHPDLPRNETRNRETCTSTGLMLTQVKSSLPQALNFERYPKWKTQQKSREYPFSDHDNKRAFKDNITVFTQGVGRRKCLDDYRQHNSHFCLCHDGADGSAEDTRTDLAAYRTDFMVEQAVNVPTNTRRFPRNHKRKSEEAALAQAGEQFMWFGRHDSHLSETLEVLAATNCPASSNTPTLKH
- the si:ch1073-143l10.2 gene encoding autophagy-related protein 16-1 isoform X1, whose product is MGSWKNHVRGQLQHRDQREKVPYAGVFTSLSQLEERFEIRKQILEDVQTKSLERGGVEAGKNTSLLQLQLRESEHLAEKLSQTVSDLTTVLYLKEAELQYWQSRVSRHHQEALTLAKGSKTLKATLSEYEFTIECQCKELAALHVEQKELKEAAAQAWKEKEELLQRWMEEKREEADRLNKYNDTQERWQRLAKQLKKHLHKEMAQGYDPIETSSLSGATKTSPVF
- the si:ch1073-143l10.2 gene encoding autophagy-related protein 16-1 isoform X2 produces the protein MSRLRERGGVEAGKNTSLLQLQLRESEHLAEKLSQTVSDLTTVLYLKEAELQYWQSRVSRHHQEALTLAKGSKTLKATLSEYEFTIECQCKELAALHVEQKELKEAAAQAWKEKEELLQRWMEEKREEADRLNKYNDTQERWQRLAKQLKKHLHKEMAQGYDPIETSSLSGATKTSPVF